In the genome of Bryobacteraceae bacterium, one region contains:
- a CDS encoding VWA domain-containing protein, with protein sequence MGRLGQTGFALTLGAALLAAQAQKPDPVFRVDVDLVRLLVTVKNEQGQLVGSLGKDDFRVSDSDVPQDIAVFERQTEQPLSIALLVDTSGSTAKDLKYSVESAGRFLRALVREGNPRDALALFSFNHEVALRTSFTRNAKRVDQALDRLAAEAGTSLYDALILASDMLEERDGRKVIVVITDGGDTTSYRSYQDALRAVHDVDAVIYSIVVVPVTNDAGRNTGGENALITLSRSTGGQVFFPSVGPALDAAFKDILEALRTQYMIGYYPKNLPHMPAGFRKVRIELQKDGLQAFGRDGYYGR encoded by the coding sequence ATGGGACGACTCGGTCAAACCGGCTTCGCACTGACACTTGGCGCCGCCCTGCTGGCCGCGCAAGCGCAGAAACCCGATCCCGTATTCCGGGTTGACGTTGACCTGGTTCGCCTGCTCGTCACCGTGAAGAACGAGCAGGGGCAGTTGGTTGGGTCGCTCGGCAAGGATGATTTCCGTGTGAGCGATAGTGATGTCCCGCAGGATATCGCGGTATTCGAGCGCCAGACCGAACAGCCGCTTTCGATCGCACTGCTGGTGGACACGAGCGGGTCGACCGCGAAGGATTTGAAGTACTCGGTGGAATCGGCGGGTCGCTTCCTGCGGGCGCTCGTCCGCGAGGGGAATCCGCGGGACGCGCTGGCGCTGTTCAGCTTCAACCACGAAGTTGCGCTGCGGACGAGCTTCACGCGCAACGCCAAGCGCGTGGATCAGGCGCTCGATCGGCTTGCCGCCGAAGCCGGCACATCGCTCTATGACGCATTGATCCTTGCCTCGGATATGCTCGAGGAGCGCGACGGACGCAAGGTGATTGTGGTCATCACGGATGGCGGGGATACGACAAGCTACCGGTCCTACCAGGACGCGCTCCGCGCCGTGCACGATGTGGATGCGGTGATCTACTCCATCGTCGTGGTGCCGGTGACCAACGACGCCGGACGAAATACCGGCGGCGAGAACGCGTTGATCACGTTGAGCCGGAGCACGGGCGGTCAGGTGTTCTTCCCGTCGGTGGGCCCTGCGCTCGACGCGGCGTTCAAAGACATCCTCGAAGCCCTGCGGACGCAGTACATGATCGGGTACTATCCGAAGAACCTGCCGCACATGCCGGCAGGGTTCCGCAAAGTGCGCATCGAGTTGCAGAAGGATGGTTTGCAGGCCTTCGGGCGCGACGGATATTATGGGAGGTAA
- a CDS encoding molybdenum cofactor biosynthesis protein MoaE, whose product MRIRVLFFGMLKDIVGHASQELEARPGDRLQDLFDRVAITAPRLRDYEGSIVLARNHEFAGRDAEITEGDEVAFLPPVSGGAGYLHEIVDSDTGNFFALTRSPIDTQAIIRRLQRPEDGAVVDFEGVVRNNTKGRPTRFLDYECYEAMAVKMMADIGRGIAAEHAIGRIALVHRLGRMEIGEASVAVVVTAPHRKPAFSAALEGINRLKRLVPIWKKEYFEDGEVWVEGEWDDSVKPASH is encoded by the coding sequence GTGAGGATTCGCGTCCTGTTTTTTGGCATGTTGAAAGACATCGTCGGCCATGCCTCCCAAGAGTTGGAGGCGAGGCCGGGAGACCGTCTGCAGGACCTCTTTGACAGGGTGGCGATTACCGCCCCGCGCCTCCGCGACTACGAAGGCAGCATTGTCCTCGCCCGCAATCACGAATTCGCCGGGCGGGACGCCGAGATCACCGAAGGGGACGAGGTCGCGTTTCTTCCACCGGTGAGCGGCGGCGCGGGCTACCTCCACGAGATCGTCGACTCGGATACCGGTAACTTCTTCGCCCTCACCCGTTCGCCGATCGACACACAAGCGATCATCCGCCGGCTACAGCGGCCCGAAGACGGGGCGGTGGTCGACTTCGAAGGCGTCGTCCGCAACAACACGAAAGGCCGGCCCACCCGGTTCCTGGACTACGAGTGCTACGAGGCGATGGCCGTCAAGATGATGGCGGATATTGGCCGTGGGATCGCCGCCGAGCACGCGATCGGGCGAATCGCGCTGGTGCACCGGCTGGGTCGTATGGAGATCGGCGAGGCCAGCGTGGCCGTGGTGGTCACTGCGCCGCACCGCAAGCCAGCTTTCAGCGCGGCGCTCGAAGGCATCAACCGGCTGAAGCGTCTGGTTCCGATCTGGAAGAAGGAGTACTTCGAAGACGGAGAGGTGTGGGTGGAGGGCGAATGGGACGACTCGGTCAAACCGGCTTCGCACTGA
- a CDS encoding RHS repeat-associated core domain-containing protein, protein MRKFRLFRLTPPLLLASLCSAAVDFSWLPTDAEIGRAQIFDLPLRKIDTRQSWYGRLRENRSLAQALREYSATGETFEVERFLADHPGSGWAPSLTGNLGAAWRRQGRIAKGLDAFEQVWRQTRQAEAGNGKAIADWAVGELADMHSHLGHSGRVEEILAEVQGRKIMGAATERLTSARESLWRSREHPEDQYRCGPMAVASLLRRAGREVPEFVLTAKASRRGMSMVQVQTLAREAGLALHAVKRQPGSGVPVPSVVHWKVDHYTAIIDRRVEDGRELYLVENPLFEKLIWTTREVLDEETSGYALTPLPIEHAAGWAAATPAETGAVWGRCWNGGLDLLELMLTALQVAACGAASAVGMTQYSFHAMLVSLHLEDVPVGYSPPVGPPVFIQMSYNQRDDQQPPPAMFAYSNFGPKWTSNWISYITDDGRGASRGAVLYLRGGGAEAFDRRPNNRVDSFGVHISSQAELVGTGPRTSGGLLTDITGYERRMPDGSREIYGLAEPLSSRTDTERRVYLTEVIDPAGNAVKLSYDAMYRITGITDAIGQVTRISYESGDPFKVTKVTDPFGRSAAFSYDGSGLLRRITDVIGIVSEFSYDGDFVTALTTPYGTTQFRAGLLDIHPSQQRFAEINRWLEATDPAGDTERLELRSDTESWPGARENQTRPSAITYYWDKQAWKNGGRVDENAHTYRWMLVENTRLSGYPRWEKPALSGQVNYAYPRSPERGDLFDMLIPPNSPGSGADGLPTIVSAQLDDGAAHVERAEYNVRGNPVKVTDAAGRTYSYRYDATSVDLLEFRNDTANERLALFTYNSQHRPLTYVDAAGQTARFTYNQRGQILSATNAKDQTTRYAYDGNGYLTTVTGPIPQAVIRYAYDNAGRVASVTGTDGYQLTFEYDALDRLVKTTYPDGTVSETRYDRLDASELIDRRGRSTAIAYDSVRRPVSVTDAFGRTASMSWCGCGAANELTDPAGNVTRWQRDIEGRATEKILPGGATTRMNYSTISGRLLSVVDASGESTHYEYTVDGQIRRISYEGAAAETSAVNYSYDETYGRLTRVVDGERTIDYEYAPVGAPGALQLAAVSGPVAGARTAFHYDELGRLAGRDINGAATRMRYDTLGRLVRLDNPLGAFEFGYAGATGRRELITYPSGQRARFGYFDNIGDRRLRVVRHEAADGGVLSQFGYEYETTGEIRAQYRFQPEFPNAQTAYAYRYDDAGRLVAATLGAEDGSILATHDFGYDDAGNRLTENITAGNRAASFNAANQILSLQGDAGGRDFAYDSNGNLASDGLRAYEWDARNRLVAIERGGRRSEFRYDAFDRRIRIIEKDGGNVIDDTELVWCGGAVCEQWSAGSALKRFSQFGEQVGERSMFYTRDHLGSVRQMVRSDGSVGGSFDYDPWGRVTEAASDLEPSFGYTGHWRHRPSELLLAQYRAYDPDTARWLSRDPIAEDGGLNLYEYAQNDPIGYVDPDGRYAGSFEVGLGGYFYPAGGGGSGQLKLGVAFGNASDGRFPVQIIFGPQAGFGVGEGGGGFFNVGGSLFLNPRATIDQHVAGKNLTLDATLGALLLGGTGGLSVPTQTNPDGTTSILWDYTGVTFNWTPQVGGGGKLEVGQSNTAITAFGQRPPTPLFKLSASEDHYIYTAPRRPRTPRRRRPPLRGSCRIDDIPPTVNTEVTGQLVSEQVAGQLLTPVNHEPSGAGSN, encoded by the coding sequence ATGAGGAAATTCCGGCTGTTTCGCCTCACCCCGCCGCTGCTTCTCGCATCGCTTTGCTCCGCCGCGGTGGACTTCTCCTGGCTCCCCACCGACGCCGAAATCGGACGGGCGCAAATATTCGACCTGCCACTGAGGAAGATCGACACTCGCCAATCCTGGTATGGCCGCCTGCGCGAGAACCGATCTCTCGCGCAGGCGCTTCGCGAATACTCGGCCACTGGGGAGACGTTCGAGGTCGAACGCTTCCTCGCAGACCACCCCGGCTCCGGGTGGGCTCCGTCGCTCACCGGCAACCTAGGCGCGGCATGGCGGCGCCAGGGCCGCATAGCGAAGGGCCTCGACGCTTTCGAACAAGTGTGGCGCCAGACGCGCCAGGCCGAAGCCGGGAACGGAAAGGCGATCGCGGATTGGGCGGTTGGCGAACTCGCGGACATGCACTCGCACCTAGGCCATTCGGGCCGTGTGGAGGAGATCCTGGCCGAGGTGCAAGGCAGGAAAATCATGGGCGCGGCGACCGAGCGACTCACATCGGCGCGCGAATCCCTCTGGCGCAGCCGTGAGCACCCGGAGGACCAATACCGTTGCGGGCCGATGGCGGTGGCGAGCCTGCTGCGCCGGGCCGGTCGCGAGGTCCCCGAGTTTGTTCTTACCGCCAAAGCATCGCGCCGGGGCATGTCCATGGTTCAGGTGCAAACGCTCGCCCGCGAAGCCGGCCTCGCCCTCCACGCCGTGAAGCGGCAGCCTGGTTCGGGTGTTCCGGTGCCTTCGGTAGTCCATTGGAAGGTGGATCACTACACCGCCATCATTGACCGCCGCGTGGAAGACGGTCGAGAACTGTACCTGGTGGAGAACCCACTCTTCGAGAAGCTCATCTGGACCACGCGCGAAGTTCTCGACGAAGAGACCAGCGGGTATGCCCTTACGCCGCTTCCGATTGAGCATGCCGCCGGCTGGGCTGCCGCCACGCCAGCGGAAACCGGCGCCGTTTGGGGCCGGTGTTGGAACGGCGGACTCGACCTGCTCGAATTAATGCTCACCGCCCTGCAAGTTGCCGCCTGCGGAGCCGCATCGGCCGTTGGGATGACGCAGTACAGTTTCCACGCCATGCTTGTCAGTCTCCATCTGGAAGATGTCCCTGTCGGCTACTCGCCTCCTGTCGGGCCGCCGGTTTTCATCCAAATGAGTTATAACCAGCGGGATGACCAGCAGCCGCCGCCCGCCATGTTTGCCTACTCGAACTTCGGACCGAAGTGGACTTCCAATTGGATCTCCTACATCACCGACGATGGGCGCGGCGCCTCCCGCGGGGCAGTGCTCTACCTCCGAGGCGGCGGAGCCGAGGCTTTTGACCGGCGCCCGAACAATCGCGTCGACTCCTTCGGCGTGCATATCTCGAGCCAAGCCGAACTCGTCGGTACCGGTCCCCGCACCAGCGGCGGGCTCCTCACCGACATCACCGGCTACGAACGCCGCATGCCGGACGGCTCTCGCGAGATCTATGGTCTTGCCGAACCTCTCTCGAGCCGAACCGATACCGAACGGCGCGTCTACCTGACCGAGGTGATCGATCCGGCCGGCAACGCCGTTAAGCTCAGCTACGACGCGATGTATCGCATCACCGGCATTACCGACGCCATCGGCCAGGTGACCCGCATTTCGTACGAATCTGGCGACCCGTTCAAGGTAACTAAGGTTACTGACCCGTTCGGCCGCTCCGCTGCGTTTTCCTATGACGGAAGCGGCCTGCTTCGGCGCATCACCGACGTGATTGGAATCGTTTCCGAGTTCAGCTACGACGGCGACTTTGTCACCGCGCTGACAACCCCGTACGGCACAACTCAATTCCGCGCCGGCCTGCTTGATATCCACCCTTCCCAGCAGCGATTCGCGGAAATCAACCGATGGCTCGAGGCGACCGACCCCGCCGGCGACACCGAGCGGCTCGAGCTGCGCAGCGATACCGAGAGCTGGCCCGGCGCCCGCGAAAACCAGACCCGGCCCTCGGCCATCACCTATTACTGGGACAAGCAGGCGTGGAAGAACGGAGGCCGCGTCGACGAAAATGCGCATACCTACCGCTGGATGCTTGTCGAGAACACGCGGTTGTCCGGCTATCCGCGATGGGAGAAACCCGCCCTTTCCGGGCAGGTGAACTACGCTTATCCCCGCTCGCCCGAACGCGGCGACCTGTTTGACATGCTGATTCCCCCCAACTCGCCCGGCTCCGGAGCCGACGGATTGCCAACCATCGTATCCGCCCAACTGGACGACGGCGCCGCTCACGTCGAGAGGGCCGAGTACAACGTGCGCGGTAATCCAGTGAAGGTCACAGACGCGGCCGGACGCACTTACTCCTACCGCTACGACGCCACTAGTGTCGATCTGCTGGAGTTCCGAAACGACACCGCGAACGAGAGGCTGGCTCTTTTCACATACAACTCTCAGCACCGGCCGCTCACCTATGTCGATGCCGCCGGCCAGACGGCGCGCTTCACCTACAACCAACGAGGGCAAATCCTCAGTGCCACCAACGCGAAGGACCAAACCACCCGCTACGCTTACGATGGCAACGGCTACCTGACTACGGTTACCGGTCCCATTCCGCAGGCAGTAATCCGCTACGCCTACGACAACGCTGGTCGCGTCGCTTCGGTAACCGGGACGGACGGGTATCAACTGACGTTTGAATACGATGCCCTGGACCGCCTCGTCAAAACCACTTACCCGGATGGAACGGTCAGCGAAACCCGCTACGACCGGCTGGATGCGTCGGAACTGATCGACCGGCGGGGCCGATCCACCGCAATCGCCTACGACTCGGTCCGCCGTCCGGTCTCGGTCACGGACGCGTTTGGAAGAACCGCCTCCATGTCCTGGTGTGGCTGCGGTGCGGCGAATGAGCTCACCGATCCCGCCGGCAACGTCACGCGGTGGCAGCGCGACATCGAAGGCCGTGCCACCGAGAAGATTCTTCCTGGCGGAGCCACCACGCGGATGAACTACTCCACGATTTCCGGTCGCCTGCTCTCGGTGGTCGACGCCAGCGGCGAGAGCACTCACTACGAATACACCGTCGATGGTCAGATCCGGCGTATTTCGTACGAGGGTGCGGCGGCGGAGACGTCTGCGGTCAACTATTCGTACGACGAGACGTATGGGCGGCTGACGCGCGTAGTCGACGGTGAGCGAACCATCGATTACGAATACGCCCCGGTCGGCGCGCCCGGTGCGCTGCAGCTTGCCGCGGTATCCGGGCCAGTGGCTGGCGCACGCACGGCTTTCCACTATGACGAACTCGGGCGTCTCGCAGGCCGCGACATCAACGGCGCCGCCACCCGGATGCGCTACGACACGCTGGGGCGACTTGTGCGTCTCGACAATCCCCTCGGCGCGTTCGAATTCGGCTACGCCGGCGCCACCGGACGGCGCGAACTGATTACGTACCCGTCCGGTCAGCGAGCGCGCTTCGGATACTTTGACAACATTGGCGATCGCCGCCTCCGTGTCGTTCGTCATGAGGCCGCCGATGGCGGCGTGCTTTCGCAGTTCGGCTACGAATACGAAACCACGGGTGAGATCCGGGCACAGTATCGCTTCCAACCCGAGTTTCCGAACGCGCAGACCGCCTATGCATACCGCTACGACGACGCCGGTCGGCTTGTTGCGGCCACGCTCGGCGCCGAAGACGGATCGATCCTCGCCACGCACGACTTCGGCTACGACGACGCCGGCAACCGCCTCACGGAAAACATCACCGCCGGCAATCGCGCGGCCTCGTTCAACGCCGCGAACCAGATCCTGTCGCTGCAAGGCGATGCCGGCGGGCGCGACTTCGCCTACGACTCCAACGGGAACCTCGCGAGCGACGGCCTCCGCGCCTACGAATGGGATGCGCGCAACCGGCTCGTGGCAATCGAGCGCGGCGGGCGCCGCAGCGAGTTCCGCTACGATGCCTTTGACCGCCGCATCCGCATCATCGAGAAGGACGGCGGCAATGTGATCGACGACACGGAGCTCGTCTGGTGCGGTGGTGCCGTCTGCGAGCAATGGTCGGCGGGGTCGGCGCTCAAGCGCTTCTCCCAGTTCGGCGAGCAAGTGGGGGAGCGCTCGATGTTCTATACGCGGGACCACCTCGGCAGCGTCCGCCAGATGGTGCGCAGCGACGGCAGCGTCGGCGGCAGTTTCGACTACGATCCCTGGGGCCGGGTCACCGAAGCCGCCAGTGATTTGGAACCGTCTTTCGGGTACACCGGGCACTGGCGTCACCGGCCAAGCGAACTGCTGCTCGCGCAGTATCGCGCCTACGACCCTGATACCGCCCGCTGGCTGAGTCGGGACCCGATTGCCGAAGACGGTGGGCTGAATCTCTACGAATACGCCCAGAACGACCCGATCGGGTACGTCGATCCCGATGGACGCTACGCAGGCTCGTTTGAGGTCGGCCTTGGCGGTTACTTTTATCCCGCCGGTGGAGGCGGTAGTGGACAGTTGAAGTTAGGCGTCGCATTCGGTAACGCCTCGGATGGCCGATTCCCCGTGCAGATCATCTTCGGACCCCAGGCCGGTTTCGGAGTGGGCGAGGGCGGCGGAGGGTTCTTCAACGTCGGCGGATCTCTGTTTCTCAATCCCCGCGCGACCATAGACCAGCACGTGGCTGGCAAGAACCTAACGCTTGATGCGACCCTCGGCGCGCTTTTGCTGGGCGGCACCGGAGGACTGTCCGTCCCCACGCAGACCAACCCGGACGGCACGACTAGTATCTTGTGGGACTACACCGGAGTGACCTTCAACTGGACACCCCAGGTTGGCGGCGGCGGGAAGCTGGAGGTCGGTCAGAGCAATACCGCGATCACCGCGTTTGGACAACGGCCGCCCACGCCGCTGTTCAAGCTCAGCGCCAGCGAGGACCATTACATCTACACAGCCCCGCGGCGTCCTCGAACGCCGCGCCGCCGGCGGCCGCCGCTGCGAGGGAGCTGCCGGATCGACGACATACCCCCGACGGTGAACACGGAAGTCACCGGTCAGCTTGTATCGGAGCAGGTTGCTGGTCAACTGCTGACCCCGGTCAACCACGAGCCAAGCGGCGCGGGGTCGAACTGA
- a CDS encoding MBL fold metallo-hydrolase — protein MASRRGFLSSVLRTAWAGGAVMDQALLRAVRARAQSNYELPVLFDMERVADGVYAAIAKPQSLLNSNAVIVENAEDLMIVDTHSKPSAVASLVRQLRDSVSKKPVRYVVASHFHWDHSQGLPAYRRLAPRADFISSDATRRLVSEQTVPRLKASFEDLRRAADVYKKSAAETKSAAQKTAFETMRRETLDYLHEMEQFTPELPNVTLSRDLVIHDKAHDLHLAFRGRGHTAGDVIVHIPSKKTVITGDLAHGFFPFLGDAYPLEWPRTLLSVAEFEFTNIAGGHGAVFRSRDRLYQMGNYIEEVTDQVARRRQRGMPLAAIAPEITPDKLRTFADGGFGAASAEAIIRYRRLAPPAPSVVDVAADAVKSNVEQIYNALERG, from the coding sequence ATGGCCTCGCGACGCGGTTTTCTCTCCAGCGTACTGCGTACCGCTTGGGCCGGAGGCGCCGTCATGGACCAGGCCCTGCTCCGCGCCGTCCGCGCACGCGCGCAATCGAACTATGAACTGCCCGTCCTGTTCGATATGGAACGCGTGGCCGACGGCGTCTACGCGGCGATCGCCAAACCGCAGTCGCTGCTCAATTCGAACGCAGTCATCGTCGAAAACGCCGAAGATCTGATGATCGTCGACACCCACTCGAAGCCCTCCGCCGTCGCTTCGCTCGTGCGCCAACTGCGAGACTCCGTCTCGAAGAAGCCGGTCCGCTACGTCGTCGCCTCGCACTTCCACTGGGATCATTCGCAAGGCTTGCCCGCCTATCGCCGCCTCGCGCCCCGCGCCGACTTCATCTCGTCCGACGCTACGCGCCGCCTCGTCTCCGAGCAGACCGTTCCGCGCCTCAAGGCGTCGTTCGAGGATCTACGACGCGCCGCCGACGTCTACAAGAAGTCCGCCGCGGAAACCAAATCGGCCGCGCAAAAGACCGCCTTCGAGACGATGCGCCGCGAAACGCTCGACTATCTGCATGAGATGGAGCAATTCACGCCTGAACTCCCGAACGTCACGCTCTCTCGCGACCTCGTCATTCACGACAAGGCCCACGATCTCCACCTCGCCTTCCGGGGCCGAGGCCACACCGCCGGCGACGTGATCGTCCACATCCCATCGAAGAAGACCGTCATCACAGGCGACCTCGCACACGGCTTTTTCCCCTTCCTCGGCGACGCCTATCCCCTCGAGTGGCCGCGCACCCTGCTCTCCGTCGCCGAGTTCGAATTCACCAACATCGCCGGAGGACACGGCGCCGTTTTCCGCTCCCGGGACCGCCTCTATCAGATGGGGAACTATATCGAGGAAGTCACAGACCAAGTGGCCCGGCGCCGCCAGCGCGGGATGCCGCTCGCGGCGATAGCGCCGGAGATAACGCCCGACAAGCTTCGCACGTTCGCGGACGGCGGATTCGGCGCCGCCTCCGCCGAAGCAATCATCCGGTACCGTCGACTTGCGCCGCCTGCTCCCTCCGTGGTGGACGTCGCCGCTGACGCTGTGAAGTCGAACGTCGAGCAAATTTACAATGCATTAGAGAGGGGCTGA
- a CDS encoding ATP-dependent Clp protease adaptor ClpS — MATISLPGIETGTGTEDKDRLTPLYNVVLLDDDDHTYDYVMEMLSKLFLKSAAEAYRHAVEVDTMGRTIVITCELPHAEFARDQIHGYGADPRMERSKGSMSAIIEPASGGDG; from the coding sequence ATGGCAACGATCTCACTGCCCGGGATTGAAACCGGCACCGGAACCGAAGACAAGGATCGCCTGACCCCGTTGTACAACGTTGTCCTGTTGGACGACGACGATCACACCTACGACTACGTAATGGAGATGCTCTCGAAGCTCTTCCTCAAGTCCGCGGCTGAGGCCTACCGGCACGCCGTCGAGGTGGACACGATGGGCCGCACCATCGTCATCACCTGCGAATTGCCCCACGCCGAATTCGCCCGCGACCAGATCCATGGGTACGGAGCGGACCCGCGCATGGAACGCTCCAAGGGTTCGATGAGCGCCATCATCGAACCCGCCTCCGGCGGCGACGGTTAG
- a CDS encoding M20/M25/M40 family metallo-hydrolase has product MFHRFFSVLALGAVCAAQPNIPLDWRAVLNSIRESSIRGHVEFLASDLLRGRATPSPGLDIAAAYIASQFERAGVEPLPSGSYYQDTPATVWQPAPEFSLTMQVADRTWRPRPVQVRYWAAAAVNYRQIPAPVVPLAADAEVPDIDPGRVVILLLPEGATYESLRLVRKAVDRLDPALAIIVDSAGAFMASGTVNRPRTDSEASEPPARLIVHDPALGNALRSLPAGAVANVSLQAEPAVRRTFPLRNVAGIVRGSDPVLRDTYVLVSAHYDHVGWLGPGAGDRVFNGANDDASGTAAVLEMAAAVARMPVRPARSILFCAFAGEEGGLLGSRAMMAHPPVPLRSVVGGINLEVLGRVEGAHDGAKAGRAMLTGFNFTSIGAVLTQAGKDMGVEMYRHPEYSDAFFDRSDNLSLAEKGIPAHTIASSFIYPGYHTPADEADTLDYMQITRVTRATALGVLRIAADAQPPTWSADAEVEKYRNKR; this is encoded by the coding sequence ATGTTTCATCGATTTTTTTCTGTTTTGGCTCTGGGCGCGGTTTGCGCGGCCCAGCCGAACATCCCACTCGACTGGCGGGCGGTCTTGAACAGCATCCGTGAATCATCGATTCGCGGCCACGTTGAGTTCCTCGCTTCCGATTTGCTGCGCGGGCGGGCGACGCCTTCGCCCGGTCTGGATATCGCGGCGGCCTACATCGCGTCGCAGTTCGAACGCGCCGGCGTGGAGCCGCTCCCGAGTGGGTCGTACTATCAGGACACGCCGGCCACGGTCTGGCAGCCGGCGCCGGAGTTTTCACTGACGATGCAGGTGGCGGACAGAACCTGGCGGCCTCGGCCAGTTCAGGTTCGCTATTGGGCCGCAGCCGCGGTGAATTACCGGCAGATCCCCGCGCCAGTGGTTCCGCTCGCCGCCGACGCCGAGGTTCCGGACATCGATCCCGGGCGGGTGGTGATCCTGTTACTGCCCGAAGGCGCGACGTATGAATCCCTGCGGCTGGTCCGGAAGGCCGTGGACCGGCTCGACCCGGCGCTTGCGATCATCGTCGACTCGGCGGGCGCCTTCATGGCGAGCGGCACCGTCAACCGCCCGCGCACCGATAGCGAAGCCTCCGAGCCGCCAGCCCGGCTGATCGTCCATGACCCGGCTTTGGGCAACGCGTTACGTTCTCTGCCCGCCGGAGCTGTCGCCAACGTGAGTCTGCAGGCGGAGCCCGCGGTGCGCAGGACTTTCCCGCTGCGCAACGTCGCGGGGATCGTGCGCGGCAGCGACCCTGTTCTGCGCGACACGTATGTCTTGGTCTCGGCGCACTACGATCACGTAGGGTGGCTGGGCCCGGGCGCGGGCGATCGTGTGTTCAACGGCGCCAACGACGATGCCAGCGGTACGGCAGCAGTGCTCGAAATGGCCGCGGCGGTGGCCAGGATGCCAGTAAGACCGGCGCGATCGATCCTGTTCTGCGCTTTCGCCGGGGAAGAGGGCGGCTTGCTCGGGTCGCGGGCGATGATGGCTCATCCGCCCGTGCCGCTGCGGTCGGTCGTCGGCGGGATCAACCTCGAGGTGCTGGGGCGGGTGGAGGGCGCGCACGACGGAGCAAAGGCCGGGCGGGCGATGCTGACCGGCTTCAACTTCACCTCGATCGGCGCGGTTCTTACGCAGGCGGGCAAGGATATGGGCGTCGAGATGTATCGGCATCCGGAGTACTCGGACGCCTTCTTTGACCGGTCCGATAATCTGTCGCTCGCCGAGAAAGGGATCCCGGCGCATACGATCGCCAGTTCGTTCATCTACCCTGGCTACCACACGCCCGCCGACGAGGCCGATACGCTCGACTACATGCAGATCACGCGAGTGACGCGGGCGACCGCACTCGGCGTGTTGCGGATCGCCGCCGACGCCCAGCCGCCGACCTGGAGCGCTGACGCGGAAGTGGAGAAGTATCGCAACAAACGGTGA